The following proteins are encoded in a genomic region of Pelotomaculum isophthalicicum JI:
- a CDS encoding cobyrinate a,c-diamide synthase — translation MVQARVVIAGVKSGAGKTTVATGLMAALARRGLQVQGFKVGPDYIDPGYHTAVTGRPSRNIDSFLLPEETIRELYLRAAATADIGIIEGVMGLYDGRAGSGAGSTAEVARILKSPVLLVLDAASLGQSAAAMVLGYARYDPRVNITGVILNRVAGERHREILQKAIEEATGIPVVGCLEREADLEMPSRHLGLTPAVEMEDLDKVLDRLAYIVGKALDLDRIITLAERAEELSPPERPLFALLPVTGRLPVAVALDAAFNFYYRDALDYLESRGADLLPFSPLTDTRFPAGAAGLIIGGGFPEMFLPELSNNTTLHEDIRQKAAGGLPIYAECGGLMYLCRAIKDLDGKRWPMAGLVPAVCGMQKRLAGMGYREAVTHGSSILGPAGLTVKGHEFHYSRLEVEEGYAWAYRLTDNNRLEGYASGSVLASYLHLHWAGSPAAANNFLAKCRAYAGS, via the coding sequence ATGGTCCAGGCACGGGTAGTTATTGCCGGTGTGAAAAGCGGCGCGGGTAAAACAACTGTGGCCACAGGGCTGATGGCGGCCCTGGCGCGTCGGGGATTGCAGGTTCAGGGGTTTAAAGTCGGCCCTGATTATATTGACCCCGGCTACCACACGGCGGTTACCGGACGTCCGTCCCGTAATATAGACAGTTTTTTATTGCCTGAAGAGACAATCAGGGAGTTATACCTGAGAGCCGCTGCCACAGCCGATATTGGTATAATCGAAGGAGTAATGGGACTTTATGACGGCAGGGCAGGCAGCGGCGCGGGGAGCACGGCGGAAGTGGCCCGCATCCTCAAGTCGCCGGTATTGCTTGTTCTGGACGCCGCTTCTCTCGGCCAGAGCGCGGCCGCCATGGTTTTGGGCTATGCCAGATACGACCCCAGGGTGAATATCACCGGTGTGATACTTAACCGTGTCGCCGGGGAACGGCACAGGGAGATTCTGCAAAAGGCGATAGAGGAAGCGACCGGAATACCCGTCGTCGGTTGCCTGGAGCGCGAGGCGGATTTGGAAATGCCCTCGCGGCATCTCGGACTCACTCCGGCGGTGGAGATGGAGGATCTTGACAAGGTGCTGGACCGGTTAGCCTATATTGTCGGCAAAGCGCTGGATTTGGACCGGATCATAACCTTGGCGGAACGGGCGGAGGAATTGAGCCCGCCGGAGCGACCATTATTCGCGCTTCTGCCGGTGACCGGGCGTTTGCCGGTAGCCGTTGCCCTGGACGCGGCCTTTAATTTTTACTACCGGGATGCCCTGGATTACCTCGAATCCCGCGGCGCCGACCTGCTGCCTTTCAGCCCATTGACAGACACTCGGTTTCCCGCGGGAGCGGCGGGACTGATTATCGGCGGCGGTTTTCCGGAAATGTTTTTGCCGGAACTCTCAAACAACACAACTTTGCATGAAGATATCAGGCAAAAAGCAGCCGGGGGATTGCCGATTTACGCCGAATGCGGAGGCCTGATGTACCTTTGCCGGGCGATAAAAGATCTCGACGGCAAGCGCTGGCCCATGGCAGGACTTGTACCTGCCGTCTGCGGCATGCAAAAGCGCCTGGCCGGCATGGGTTACCGGGAGGCGGTAACGCATGGCTCGAGTATCCTTGGTCCGGCCGGCCTTACCGTAAAAGGCCACGAGTTCCATTATTCAAGGCTGGAAGTGGAAGAAGGCTATGCCTGGGCCTACCGCCTGACTGACAATAATCGGTTGGAAGGCTATGCTTCAGGTTCAGTGCTGGCGTCATACCTGCATCTCCATTGGGCCGGAAGTCCGGCCGCCGCAAATAACTTCTTGGCGAAATGCCGCGCCTATGCCGGCAGTTAG
- the cobT gene encoding nicotinate-nucleotide--dimethylbenzimidazole phosphoribosyltransferase, producing MELLTRTIEAIKPLDHEAIGRVQSRLDNLTKPPGSLGVLEDIVLALAGITGRQPSAPLRKTHILMAGDHGVAACGVSAYPPEVTPQMVLNFANGGAAINVLARHAGVELLLVDVGVASDLPDLPGLLKRKVAYGTANLAEGPALTREQATAALEVGIEVANDCVRRGAELLGTGEMGIGNTTPSTAILAALSGKPVREIVGRGTGLDDQRLELKIKAIEKGLKINRPDPEDGLDVLAKLGGLEIAGLAGLILAGAAARVPVMIDGFISAAAACIAAKLNPQCRQYMIASHLSEEPGHRVMLEMLGLRPMLTMRMRLGEGTGAVLGMTLVDAAVKILNEMATFGEAGVAESLQ from the coding sequence ATGGAATTGCTCACTCGTACTATAGAAGCGATCAAGCCATTGGACCATGAGGCGATTGGCAGGGTTCAGTCCAGGCTCGATAATCTTACCAAGCCGCCAGGCAGCTTGGGGGTATTGGAAGACATCGTCCTTGCTCTCGCCGGTATTACCGGCAGGCAGCCGTCGGCTCCGTTGCGCAAAACCCATATCCTTATGGCGGGCGACCATGGCGTCGCGGCCTGTGGCGTCAGCGCCTATCCTCCGGAAGTTACCCCCCAGATGGTTTTGAATTTTGCCAACGGCGGGGCGGCGATAAATGTCCTGGCCCGCCATGCCGGTGTGGAGTTGCTGCTGGTCGACGTTGGCGTTGCTTCCGACCTGCCCGATCTGCCCGGCTTGCTAAAGCGCAAGGTGGCCTATGGCACGGCGAACCTTGCCGAGGGGCCGGCGCTAACCCGGGAACAGGCGACAGCCGCCCTGGAAGTAGGTATCGAAGTGGCCAATGACTGCGTCCGGCGCGGCGCGGAACTGCTCGGTACCGGTGAAATGGGCATTGGCAACACCACGCCAAGCACAGCCATCTTAGCCGCTCTTTCCGGCAAGCCGGTGCGGGAAATCGTGGGCCGCGGCACCGGTCTCGACGATCAGCGCCTGGAGCTAAAGATTAAGGCCATCGAGAAAGGATTAAAAATAAACCGGCCTGACCCGGAGGATGGTCTTGATGTTCTGGCAAAGTTGGGGGGGCTGGAAATCGCCGGCTTGGCCGGTTTAATCCTGGCGGGCGCGGCCGCCCGCGTGCCGGTGATGATTGACGGTTTTATTTCCGCCGCCGCGGCCTGCATTGCAGCTAAACTAAACCCGCAATGCCGCCAGTATATGATCGCGTCTCACCTGTCCGAGGAGCCCGGCCACAGGGTGATGCTTGAGATGCTGGGACTGCGGCCCATGTTGACCATGCGCATGCGGCTGGGTGAAGGCACCGGCGCGGTCCTGGGCATGACTCTCGTCGATGCGGCGGTGAAGATTTTAAACGAGATGGCTACCTTTGGTGAAGCAGGCGTGGCGGAATCATTACAATGA
- the cobD gene encoding threonine-phosphate decarboxylase CobD produces the protein MVNRGIRDEINKIKTVVHGGNWREASLQYGRTPDEMLDFSLNVNPLGPPAAVLDCLKRNLKTIQRYPDPDNRGLRETLTGYLGVRAENVMAGNGSMEILHLLMQTLKPRRALIFEPTFGEYRRVSQISGAEISTVFLKRQDGFRLNPEVVSDNLSGEELVFLCNPNNPTGYLIPEDALREITEICRCREVFLVVDESFLDFLPEWRKLTLCAKAVDADNMLVLRSLTKFFAMPGLRLGVAVANPALILALNNVRDPWNVNILAQMAGEVALKEYDYMESSRALIQQEKDFLAGRLADLGLNPFPAAANFLLVDISARGRTAQDLAGPAGRRGILMRDCSSFPGLGPDYIRLAVKDHDSNSTLLRVLAEILHPEEK, from the coding sequence ATGGTCAATAGAGGGATAAGAGACGAGATAAATAAAATAAAAACGGTTGTTCACGGGGGCAACTGGCGCGAGGCGTCGTTACAGTATGGCAGAACCCCCGACGAAATGCTGGATTTCAGTTTAAATGTCAATCCTCTGGGGCCTCCGGCAGCGGTTCTGGATTGCCTGAAGCGGAATCTGAAGACCATTCAGCGCTATCCGGACCCGGATAACCGTGGTTTAAGAGAGACACTCACCGGCTACCTCGGCGTGAGAGCGGAAAATGTTATGGCCGGCAACGGTTCAATGGAAATTCTCCATTTGCTGATGCAAACCCTGAAACCGAGGCGGGCGCTTATATTCGAGCCGACTTTTGGCGAATACCGGCGGGTGTCACAAATAAGCGGCGCGGAAATATCCACCGTATTTTTAAAGCGTCAGGACGGTTTTCGCCTGAATCCGGAGGTTGTCTCAGATAACCTTTCTGGTGAGGAACTTGTCTTTTTATGTAACCCCAACAACCCGACCGGCTATCTTATTCCTGAGGATGCGCTGCGGGAGATCACGGAAATCTGCCGCTGCCGGGAGGTCTTCCTGGTTGTCGATGAATCTTTTCTTGATTTTCTGCCGGAATGGCGGAAGCTCACTTTATGCGCCAAGGCCGTTGACGCTGATAATATGCTTGTATTGCGCTCGCTCACCAAGTTTTTTGCCATGCCCGGGCTGCGATTGGGAGTTGCCGTTGCCAACCCGGCGCTTATTTTAGCGCTGAACAACGTCCGGGATCCTTGGAACGTAAATATTTTGGCTCAAATGGCCGGAGAGGTTGCTCTCAAGGAATATGATTATATGGAAAGCAGCCGGGCTTTGATTCAGCAGGAGAAGGATTTCCTGGCAGGCAGACTCGCAGACCTTGGTTTGAACCCATTCCCTGCCGCAGCAAATTTTTTGCTTGTTGATATCAGCGCCAGGGGGCGGACGGCTCAAGATTTGGCGGGGCCGGCCGGCCGGCGGGGAATTTTGATGCGCGATTGCAGTTCTTTTCCTGGTTTGGGACCTGACTACATACGCCTGGCGGTTAAGGATCATGACTCTAATTCAACGCTGCTTCGTGTTTTGGCAGAGATATTACATCCCGAGGAAAAGTGA
- a CDS encoding sirohydrochlorin chelatase: MQIGIVVLGHGSRAVVDEANEVLLELSNMIRVENGFQLLETAFMNPESGRPGLEEAVNKLVGGGAEKIIVAPVFISNGIHMQKDIPAMIERLIKKYGVEIKCAAHMGADSKIAEIVSDRIKEVV; the protein is encoded by the coding sequence ATGCAAATTGGTATAGTGGTTCTGGGGCACGGCAGCAGGGCGGTAGTAGATGAAGCTAATGAGGTCCTGCTGGAGCTGTCTAACATGATCAGGGTTGAAAATGGTTTTCAGTTACTGGAAACGGCCTTTATGAACCCGGAATCCGGGAGACCGGGGTTGGAGGAAGCCGTGAACAAGCTGGTCGGCGGCGGCGCGGAAAAAATAATCGTAGCGCCGGTCTTTATCTCAAACGGTATACATATGCAAAAAGATATACCTGCCATGATTGAGCGCCTAATAAAAAAATACGGAGTGGAAATAAAGTGTGCCGCCCATATGGGAGCTGATTCCAAAATCGCTGAAATCGTTTCAGACCGGATCAAAGAAGTAGTGTGA
- a CDS encoding protein kinase domain-containing protein, with the protein MVIKLFYKDKVYSPNQKIGEYTVLKIIGEGRYGICYLVGDVKRQYILKQLKRGMLKKSWAKVGYEEKILMGVKHDCIPGFIKKIEHEKFYGYVLEYKEGITFEELIFAEGRVFGREEIYRIGMQIINILKYLHERNIVHRDIRVPNTLYDGDKVSLIDFGLARWINQKRYTVDVDFSYLGDFLLHLYYTSFEPKDNKKKAWYEELDLRHDEVLFLKRLMGIEKRYKSIHDVERDFIKATL; encoded by the coding sequence ATGGTCATAAAATTATTTTACAAAGACAAGGTATATTCACCAAATCAAAAAATTGGTGAATATACCGTTTTAAAAATAATCGGTGAGGGTAGATACGGTATTTGCTACCTTGTTGGTGATGTCAAGAGGCAGTATATATTAAAGCAATTAAAAAGAGGAATGTTGAAAAAGAGTTGGGCAAAAGTTGGCTATGAAGAAAAAATCCTAATGGGCGTGAAGCATGATTGTATACCGGGGTTTATTAAAAAAATTGAGCATGAGAAATTTTACGGGTATGTTCTTGAGTATAAAGAGGGCATAACCTTCGAGGAATTAATTTTTGCCGAAGGTCGTGTTTTCGGTCGTGAAGAAATATATCGAATAGGCATGCAGATAATTAATATATTAAAATATTTGCATGAAAGAAATATCGTTCATAGGGACATAAGGGTGCCGAACACATTATATGACGGCGATAAGGTAAGCTTGATAGATTTCGGGCTAGCCCGTTGGATTAACCAAAAAAGATATACTGTGGATGTGGATTTTTCTTATTTGGGGGATTTTCTTTTACACCTTTACTATACATCCTTTGAGCCAAAAGATAATAAGAAAAAAGCTTGGTATGAAGAATTGGATTTGCGGCATGATGAGGTTCTTTTCTTGAAAAGGTTGATGGGTATTGAAAAGAGATACAAAAGCATCCATGATGTTGAAAGGGACTTTATCAAAGCCACCCTTTAA
- the had gene encoding 6-hydroxycyclohex-1-ene-1-carbonyl-CoA dehydrogenase: protein MSVPAKIETWQMIEPGKLMRTSIDVPDLKAGEVLVEVAGCGVCHTDVGYFYDGVPTVTKPPLTLGHEIAGRVVAGVEGLIGKEVIIPAVLPCNNCPICASGRGNRCLKQAMPGNSLGIYGGFASHIPVPAEDLCVVHDRKGLPLEFLAVVADAITSPYQAAKRANIQDGDIVVITGATGGLGVYMTQIAASMGAKEVIAIARNKEKLERSLEFGATHTISTQDKSIKDVRDEFRAYSKSKKLPSYGIKIFECTGTKIGQEISLELLTFVSKLLIVGFGTSKSEFMFSRLMAFDAEVIGTWGCPPKYYPEVLQLVLDEKIKVAPFVDIRPMSQIEDAFKASHAGNLMKRIVLTPDF, encoded by the coding sequence GTGTCCGTACCCGCAAAAATTGAAACATGGCAAATGATTGAGCCAGGCAAACTGATGCGTACCAGTATTGACGTGCCCGATTTAAAAGCAGGTGAGGTCTTGGTCGAGGTGGCCGGCTGCGGAGTCTGTCACACAGACGTAGGCTATTTTTATGATGGTGTGCCCACCGTTACCAAGCCGCCCCTGACGTTGGGGCACGAAATCGCGGGCCGTGTGGTAGCCGGAGTGGAGGGGTTGATTGGCAAAGAAGTTATTATTCCCGCGGTTTTGCCCTGCAACAATTGTCCCATCTGCGCCTCCGGCCGTGGCAACCGCTGTCTGAAGCAAGCGATGCCGGGCAACAGCTTGGGCATTTATGGCGGGTTCGCCAGCCACATCCCCGTTCCGGCCGAAGACCTCTGCGTTGTGCATGATAGGAAAGGGTTACCCCTGGAGTTCCTAGCCGTGGTAGCTGATGCCATCACATCTCCCTACCAGGCGGCAAAAAGGGCCAACATCCAGGATGGGGATATTGTTGTCATTACCGGCGCCACCGGCGGGCTTGGAGTTTACATGACCCAGATCGCCGCGTCCATGGGAGCGAAAGAAGTTATCGCTATCGCCAGAAACAAAGAAAAACTTGAGCGTTCCCTGGAATTTGGTGCTACTCACACGATTAGTACCCAGGATAAAAGTATTAAGGATGTGCGCGATGAGTTCCGGGCTTACTCGAAATCAAAAAAGCTTCCCTCTTATGGGATCAAAATTTTCGAATGCACAGGCACTAAGATAGGCCAGGAAATTTCCCTTGAGCTATTAACATTTGTCAGCAAGCTTTTGATAGTTGGTTTTGGGACTTCCAAATCGGAATTCATGTTTTCACGCCTGATGGCCTTTGATGCCGAGGTTATCGGTACCTGGGGTTGCCCGCCTAAATATTATCCCGAGGTCCTTCAACTGGTACTAGACGAAAAAATTAAAGTTGCTCCTTTTGTTGATATTAGACCTATGAGTCAAATTGAAGATGCATTTAAAGCTTCTCACGCAGGCAATCTAATGAAACGTATTGTTTTAACTCCCGATTTTTAA
- a CDS encoding sigma 54-interacting transcriptional regulator, with protein MLEGQMIPFILDYIHHGIIAINQKGIVIICNKAAQKMLGFNQPVLDRPIASLLPETKLPNVVNTGQSEYGKRFTFNGKTFVVNRTPIIEHDTVIGAVTVFQDITDLDEISTELESFKKINKELEGIIATSYDGILITDGEGRVLKINKSLLRITDLTTSHFLGKKIDSLYVKGYFTSEPIAKLARVNKKIVTGIQIIKTGKVVMVTSTPVFDDNGDVIRVVTNARDMSEIINLQEQLAQSRNLSDYLRQEFNKSLKDELLANEMITRNPEMYKILELTKRVAGMEVTILLQGESGVGKEVFAKLIHVWSKRKGAFIKVNCGAIPGPLLESELFGYSRGAFTGANKEGKPGLFELANDGTLFLDEIEDLPLDLQGKFLRVLQDQEFVRLGGTKVIKVNVRLIAASNRDLTQMIKERKFREDLYYRLNVVPILIPPLRDRTEDIPLLIDYFLSKFNKKYSTNKVMAPGLMKDFLEYHWPGNIRELINTLERLVITSESDFISNDAFTAAKRGILAIDTTSANNLLKLEQDEERIPSLKEALENTEKDILTKALKKYKKSRQVGQVLGISHTAVLKKIKKYQMKA; from the coding sequence ATGTTAGAAGGCCAAATGATACCTTTTATACTTGACTATATACATCACGGTATAATTGCTATTAACCAGAAAGGGATTGTAATAATATGCAACAAAGCGGCGCAAAAAATGCTGGGGTTTAATCAGCCTGTCTTAGACAGACCGATTGCTTCCCTGCTGCCGGAAACAAAGCTGCCTAATGTTGTTAACACTGGTCAAAGTGAGTATGGAAAGCGGTTTACCTTTAACGGCAAAACTTTTGTAGTTAACCGGACGCCAATAATTGAGCACGATACAGTAATTGGAGCTGTTACAGTTTTTCAAGATATTACCGATCTGGATGAGATATCTACAGAATTGGAATCGTTTAAAAAAATCAACAAGGAATTAGAGGGAATTATAGCGACATCTTATGATGGAATATTGATTACAGATGGTGAGGGTCGGGTTTTAAAGATAAATAAATCTCTATTACGAATAACGGACCTTACCACAAGCCACTTTTTAGGAAAAAAAATTGATTCCTTATACGTGAAAGGTTATTTTACTTCCGAACCAATCGCCAAGTTAGCCAGGGTAAATAAAAAAATTGTAACAGGTATTCAAATAATAAAGACTGGAAAAGTGGTTATGGTTACTTCCACACCAGTTTTTGATGATAATGGGGACGTGATCAGGGTAGTCACTAACGCGAGGGATATGTCGGAAATAATCAACTTACAGGAACAGCTTGCCCAATCACGCAATCTAAGCGACTACCTGCGTCAGGAATTTAATAAATCGCTGAAAGATGAGCTGCTTGCCAATGAGATGATTACACGTAACCCGGAGATGTATAAAATACTGGAGCTAACCAAACGTGTCGCCGGCATGGAAGTAACTATTTTGCTTCAGGGGGAATCCGGCGTCGGCAAAGAGGTGTTTGCAAAATTAATTCATGTCTGGAGCAAAAGAAAAGGAGCTTTTATTAAGGTTAATTGTGGCGCAATACCGGGGCCTCTGCTGGAATCCGAGCTTTTCGGCTATTCCAGGGGCGCTTTCACCGGGGCTAATAAAGAAGGTAAACCGGGTCTTTTTGAGCTGGCCAATGATGGCACCCTCTTTCTTGATGAAATTGAAGATTTGCCTTTAGATTTGCAGGGCAAGTTCCTCCGGGTTTTACAGGACCAAGAATTCGTCCGTTTGGGAGGGACTAAAGTAATTAAGGTAAACGTGCGTTTAATTGCTGCCAGTAATAGGGATCTTACCCAGATGATTAAAGAACGCAAATTTAGAGAAGACCTTTATTACCGTCTCAACGTTGTGCCGATCCTCATCCCCCCACTGCGGGATAGAACAGAGGATATCCCTTTATTAATAGATTATTTTTTAAGTAAATTTAATAAAAAGTATAGTACAAATAAAGTTATGGCACCCGGGCTGATGAAAGATTTTTTAGAATATCACTGGCCAGGCAACATACGGGAGTTGATAAATACCTTAGAACGGTTGGTAATTACTAGTGAAAGTGATTTTATCAGTAATGATGCATTTACGGCTGCAAAGCGTGGTATCCTTGCTATTGATACAACAAGTGCGAATAACCTGCTCAAGCTTGAGCAGGATGAAGAAAGAATCCCTTCGTTAAAAGAAGCCTTAGAAAATACTGAAAAAGATATATTAACCAAAGCCTTAAAAAAATATAAAAAATCGCGGCAGGTGGGACAGGTCTTAGGTATTTCCCACACGGCAGTACTAAAAAAAATAAAAAAATATCAAATGAAGGCTTGA
- a CDS encoding (2,3-dihydroxybenzoyl)adenylate synthase, translating to MLKGCVPCEPEYAKLYRELGCWEDKTLGEVLEQRFFKDFRDRECVVYEGRRYTYKQVGEVVNRLASHFLKIGLKPQDRVVFQLGQTPENMFTFFALLKAGIIPVMALPAHRFNEINHFVQFANAVATFTPTKQRKFDFMEMIEQVRAEQKSLKYIFVQGEATKDYISIEELINTPVEHIEPPPIDPDEVAFMLLSGGTTGIPKLIPRTHNEYHYNIRQSSLEAHINSDTVILIVLPMSHNYNIGCPGYMSCLYRGGKTVICPAMDEDTIFSLVEKERVTDIASAVPLIARWRNSDIPDKYDISSLKAIQNGGAALAPEFRKHIMDRFKCFPLEVFGTGEGLLNFMPREAPMEKVLTSSGKAISPYDDLKVIDLETGEALPPGKAGELVVRGPYTFHGYYNMPEKNKEAFTADGYYKMGDVVKMDDEGYIYYVGRNKDLVNRGGEKISCEEVESFIMQNEKVDNCCVVAMPDEEFGERACAYVKLNPGQTIDLKELVAFLKSKDIANFKLPERLEIVDEFPLTAFSKISRKDLRDRIAAQVKAEKAAKGQ from the coding sequence ATGCTAAAAGGTTGTGTCCCGTGTGAGCCAGAGTATGCCAAGCTTTACCGTGAATTAGGCTGCTGGGAAGACAAGACTCTCGGAGAAGTGCTTGAACAAAGATTCTTCAAAGATTTCAGGGACAGAGAATGTGTTGTTTATGAGGGCAGGCGGTACACTTATAAGCAAGTTGGTGAAGTGGTTAACCGGTTGGCAAGTCATTTTCTTAAAATTGGCTTAAAGCCGCAAGACAGGGTTGTCTTCCAGTTAGGGCAAACCCCGGAAAACATGTTTACCTTTTTTGCCCTGCTCAAAGCCGGGATAATTCCGGTCATGGCTTTGCCGGCCCACCGCTTCAATGAGATTAACCACTTTGTCCAGTTCGCAAATGCGGTAGCCACCTTTACGCCGACTAAACAGCGCAAGTTCGATTTTATGGAAATGATTGAGCAGGTGCGGGCAGAACAGAAAAGCCTGAAATATATCTTTGTCCAGGGTGAAGCAACGAAAGACTATATTTCTATCGAAGAATTGATCAACACACCGGTTGAACACATCGAGCCGCCGCCGATTGATCCGGACGAAGTGGCATTTATGCTTCTCTCCGGTGGAACTACCGGTATTCCCAAGCTGATTCCCAGGACCCATAACGAGTACCATTATAACATACGGCAGAGCAGTTTAGAGGCTCATATAAATTCGGATACTGTTATCCTGATCGTCCTGCCGATGTCGCATAACTATAATATAGGTTGCCCGGGCTACATGTCGTGCCTGTATCGCGGCGGGAAGACTGTGATTTGCCCCGCCATGGATGAAGACACGATCTTCTCGCTGGTTGAAAAGGAAAGAGTAACAGACATAGCTTCTGCTGTGCCACTGATTGCCAGGTGGAGAAACTCCGACATACCGGATAAATACGATATTAGTTCCCTGAAGGCAATCCAGAACGGCGGAGCCGCCCTGGCGCCGGAATTCCGCAAGCACATCATGGACCGCTTTAAATGCTTCCCCTTGGAGGTCTTTGGAACAGGCGAGGGACTGTTGAATTTCATGCCTCGGGAAGCCCCTATGGAAAAAGTATTGACTTCCAGCGGCAAGGCGATATCGCCTTATGACGATCTGAAAGTCATAGATCTGGAAACCGGCGAAGCGCTTCCGCCAGGGAAGGCCGGCGAGCTGGTTGTTCGCGGCCCGTACACGTTCCACGGCTATTACAATATGCCGGAAAAGAACAAAGAAGCCTTTACCGCCGACGGATACTACAAAATGGGCGACGTGGTCAAGATGGATGACGAAGGATATATTTACTATGTCGGGCGGAATAAAGACCTGGTCAACCGCGGCGGTGAGAAAATCAGCTGCGAAGAGGTAGAAAGCTTCATCATGCAGAACGAAAAGGTTGACAACTGCTGCGTGGTGGCTATGCCCGACGAAGAATTCGGCGAAAGAGCCTGCGCTTATGTAAAGCTTAACCCTGGCCAAACAATTGATCTGAAAGAACTGGTTGCGTTCTTGAAGTCCAAGGATATTGCCAACTTCAAGCTTCCGGAAAGACTGGAGATTGTTGACGAATTTCCATTAACCGCGTTCAGTAAGATTTCTCGGAAGGATTTGCGTGATCGTATTGCCGCACAAGTAAAAGCTGAGAAGGCCGCGAAGGGTCAATAG